A genomic segment from Methanothrix sp. encodes:
- a CDS encoding tyrosine-type recombinase/integrase, with the protein MSRKRLDVSWKREVQTEDFKPALKRYTRYLEESGLRESTISSYVVRVGKFLEFARTDEPDADDFAAFQETLHEKRLSRSSINNYCFAIQRYYEMRGKAVSFKFIRPANTIPYFFDENDIARIFSACTNLKHLAMLQTLFYGCLRASELCNLDDCDLDLQALTLRVEGKGGKEAIVYITDDCAKTLRRYLEVRPPLVIDGRKPLFYTDFGKRWERRGVYRMFMYYKKRAGIEKKGGVHVFSRHSVGSLLVKRGCDIVTVKELMRHSDVHTTMRYMHISDATRREKYEQFLRL; encoded by the coding sequence ATGTCCAGGAAGCGGCTGGATGTTAGCTGGAAGAGAGAAGTGCAGACAGAGGACTTCAAGCCAGCATTGAAGAGGTATACTCGATACCTCGAGGAGAGTGGTCTCAGGGAGTCAACGATATCCTCGTATGTCGTTCGGGTCGGGAAGTTCCTGGAGTTTGCACGGACGGATGAACCGGATGCTGACGATTTTGCTGCCTTCCAGGAAACACTTCACGAGAAAAGGCTCTCTCGAAGCTCGATCAACAACTACTGCTTCGCCATCCAGAGGTATTATGAGATGCGTGGGAAAGCCGTCAGTTTCAAGTTCATCCGACCTGCAAACACCATACCGTATTTCTTTGACGAAAATGATATTGCGAGGATCTTTTCGGCATGCACCAACCTGAAGCATCTGGCAATGCTCCAAACGCTGTTCTATGGATGCCTGAGGGCATCTGAGCTATGCAACCTGGATGATTGCGACCTGGATCTGCAGGCCTTAACACTGCGTGTGGAGGGCAAAGGCGGAAAGGAGGCGATAGTGTACATCACCGATGACTGCGCGAAGACGCTCAGGCGTTACCTGGAGGTCCGGCCTCCTCTCGTGATCGACGGTCGCAAACCGCTCTTTTACACGGACTTCGGGAAACGCTGGGAGCGCAGGGGAGTGTACAGGATGTTCATGTACTACAAGAAGCGTGCGGGTATCGAGAAGAAAGGGGGAGTCCATGTCTTCTCGCGGCACAGCGTCGGGAGCCTCCTGGTGAAACGCGGCTGCGATATCGTGACGGTCAAGGAGCTGATGCGGCATTCGGATGTCCACACCACCATGCGGTACATGCACATCTCGGATGCGACCAGGCGGGAGAAGTACGAGCAGTTCCTGAGACT
- a CDS encoding DNA-directed RNA polymerase subunit D, with the protein MNVELIELRDDRVRFLLSGVTPAFANAIRRSCIAEVPKLAIDEISIYENTSVLFDEQIALRLGLVPIKADDLSVYSTPDECQCGGVGCPGCRIDFMITAEGPGTVYSRDIKFSDPAVRAAFDNIPLVVLGEGEKLVIEGFATLRTGKEHAKWQAGTLCGYKNLPSIEISGCNGCGRCVKVCPRGVLVLDENDTIKVKDITECSLCRLCVEECDQRAISVVPLEDAFIMSIESDGSINARDLVRMAAEELKKKAEVLQDTLASIS; encoded by the coding sequence TTGAATGTTGAGCTAATCGAGCTTAGGGACGACCGGGTGAGGTTCCTCCTCTCCGGCGTGACTCCTGCATTTGCAAATGCCATCAGGCGGTCGTGCATAGCTGAGGTCCCGAAGCTTGCTATCGACGAGATCTCGATATACGAGAACACATCCGTGCTGTTCGACGAGCAGATCGCCCTACGGCTCGGTCTTGTTCCCATAAAAGCTGATGATCTGAGCGTCTACTCTACCCCGGATGAGTGCCAGTGTGGCGGTGTTGGCTGTCCAGGCTGCAGGATTGATTTCATGATAACTGCTGAGGGCCCAGGGACAGTGTACTCACGGGATATAAAATTCAGCGATCCCGCCGTGAGGGCTGCATTCGATAACATACCGCTTGTTGTTCTCGGGGAGGGTGAGAAGCTCGTGATCGAGGGCTTCGCGACGCTCCGCACAGGAAAGGAGCATGCCAAGTGGCAGGCCGGCACGCTCTGCGGCTACAAGAACCTTCCGTCAATAGAGATCAGCGGGTGCAACGGCTGCGGGAGATGCGTGAAGGTATGCCCGCGTGGCGTGCTCGTGCTCGATGAGAACGATACCATCAAGGTGAAGGACATCACAGAGTGCTCGCTCTGCAGGCTCTGCGTCGAGGAGTGCGACCAGCGGGCCATCTCAGTCGTGCCGCTGGAGGATGCATTCATCATGAGCATAGAGAGCGATGGGTCTATAAATGCGAGGGATCTGGTTAGGATGGCCGCGGAGGAGCTTAAGAAGAAGGCTGAGGTCCTTCAGGATACGCTCGCCTCGATCTCCTGA
- a CDS encoding 30S ribosomal protein S11 yields the protein MTEGKWAIAHIYSSFNNTLITITDLTGAETIAKISGGMVVKAARDESSPYTAMQMAMQVAEQAKAKGIVGVHVKVRAPGGNKQRSPGPGAQAAIRALARAGLRIGRIEDVTPIPHDGTKPKGGKRGRRV from the coding sequence ATGACAGAGGGAAAATGGGCCATAGCACACATCTACTCATCATTCAACAACACGCTGATAACGATAACAGATCTGACCGGTGCTGAGACGATCGCCAAGATCTCAGGCGGTATGGTGGTAAAGGCCGCCAGAGACGAGAGCTCCCCGTACACCGCGATGCAGATGGCGATGCAGGTCGCGGAGCAGGCCAAGGCCAAGGGCATAGTCGGAGTGCATGTGAAGGTCAGGGCACCCGGCGGGAACAAGCAGAGATCCCCAGGTCCTGGAGCACAGGCTGCGATAAGGGCGCTGGCGCGCGCAGGTCTGAGAATCGGGCGGATAGAGGATGTCACTCCGATCCCGCATGACGGCACAAAGCCTAAGGGCGGGAAGAGGGGCAGAAGGGTCTGA
- a CDS encoding 30S ribosomal protein S4: MGYPGKSHKTYERPRKPWEAGRMAEEVELIKTYGLRNKRELWKAESILRKYRRVGRMLLASKARGEARADVEAAAVIERLSRFGILKDGADLDAILSLKITDILERRLQTQVYRQGLANTIRQARQFITHGHIQVAGQRVTVPSYLVKRGDEMTIDYYAGSPLAREGHPERSSKIVARAGGSA; the protein is encoded by the coding sequence ATGGGATATCCTGGCAAGAGCCACAAGACATATGAGCGGCCCCGAAAGCCATGGGAAGCTGGAAGGATGGCCGAGGAGGTCGAGCTCATAAAGACCTACGGGCTGAGAAACAAGCGCGAGCTCTGGAAGGCCGAGAGCATTCTCAGGAAGTACAGGCGCGTTGGAAGGATGCTTCTCGCATCAAAGGCTCGAGGCGAGGCCAGAGCAGATGTCGAGGCCGCTGCGGTTATAGAGAGACTCTCGCGGTTCGGCATCCTGAAGGATGGAGCTGACCTCGATGCAATACTCTCGCTGAAGATCACAGATATCCTGGAGAGGCGTCTGCAGACCCAGGTGTACAGGCAGGGCCTCGCAAATACAATACGACAGGCGAGGCAGTTCATAACACACGGGCACATCCAGGTGGCAGGTCAGAGGGTTACCGTCCCGAGCTATCTTGTGAAGAGAGGGGACGAGATGACCATCGACTACTACGCAGGATCACCGCTCGCAAGAGAGGGGCATCCGGAGAGGTCATCTAAGATCGTCGCCAGGGCTGGAGGGTCGGCATGA
- a CDS encoding 30S ribosomal protein S13, which translates to MEKKDTESSVELRHIVRIYNTDLDGKKQVQMALTGIKGVGRRLARVFAVKAGVDPYAILGKLPEEQIEALKNVIENATESIPAWMMNRRKDIITGVDRHVMGADVLTTLREDLDLMKKARSYKGIRHELGLRVRGQRTRSTGRSGATVGVTKKKAQATKS; encoded by the coding sequence ATGGAGAAGAAGGATACTGAGAGCTCAGTTGAGCTGAGGCACATAGTCCGCATTTACAACACCGATCTTGATGGGAAGAAGCAGGTTCAGATGGCTCTTACCGGCATCAAGGGCGTCGGCAGAAGGCTGGCCAGGGTGTTCGCAGTGAAGGCAGGGGTAGATCCCTATGCGATTCTCGGAAAGCTGCCAGAGGAGCAGATAGAGGCTCTGAAGAACGTGATAGAGAATGCCACGGAGAGCATTCCGGCCTGGATGATGAACCGGAGGAAGGACATAATAACAGGCGTTGACAGGCATGTCATGGGCGCAGATGTCCTCACAACACTCCGCGAGGATCTCGACCTCATGAAGAAGGCCAGAAGCTACAAGGGCATAAGGCATGAGCTGGGCCTGAGAGTCAGGGGACAGAGGACCAGATCCACAGGCAGGAGCGGCGCGACCGTTGGCGTCACCAAGAAGAAGGCGCAGGCAACAAAGAGCTGA